One genomic segment of Streptomyces liangshanensis includes these proteins:
- a CDS encoding RNA polymerase sigma factor — MSGTTFENPTDADLLSAARNGEVAAVGALLERHRAGMCAVALGVLGTVPDMEDAVQDASLIALRHIGEVRQPESVGAWLRTVVRNVSRSRLRSAAPTTPVPDLSVLAVEATGPEEIVDRHATGDWVWRAVGELSPTLRMTVMLRHFSPRTPSYEEMAALCGVPVGTVRSRLNEARRKLVEAMRATSDSVHDNALALSRASARDAAETLAAAEQGRFAELTAERWTPDAGYYAGRQRLGDRDFLIRGMAGDLEAGVHQRFVSAVTSRDITIWEMDLLNPPDSPDHCPPAVAWLMTNRNGRMSELRLFHAPAA; from the coding sequence ATGAGCGGCACCACGTTCGAGAACCCGACCGACGCCGACCTGCTGTCCGCCGCGCGGAACGGGGAGGTGGCCGCGGTGGGCGCCCTGCTCGAACGGCACCGGGCGGGCATGTGCGCGGTGGCGCTCGGGGTGCTGGGCACGGTGCCGGACATGGAGGACGCCGTCCAGGACGCGTCGCTCATCGCGCTGCGGCACATCGGCGAGGTGCGGCAGCCGGAGTCCGTCGGCGCGTGGCTGCGTACGGTCGTCCGCAACGTCTCCCGCTCCCGGCTGCGCTCGGCGGCCCCCACGACACCCGTCCCCGACCTGTCCGTGCTCGCCGTGGAGGCGACAGGACCCGAGGAGATCGTCGACCGGCACGCGACGGGGGACTGGGTCTGGCGGGCGGTCGGCGAGCTGTCCCCGACCCTGCGCATGACGGTGATGCTGCGCCACTTCAGCCCGCGGACGCCCTCCTACGAGGAGATGGCCGCGCTGTGCGGGGTGCCCGTCGGCACGGTCCGGAGCAGGCTCAACGAGGCCAGGCGGAAGCTGGTCGAGGCGATGAGGGCGACGTCCGACTCGGTGCACGACAACGCCCTAGCCCTGTCCCGGGCCAGCGCCCGGGACGCGGCGGAGACGCTGGCCGCGGCCGAGCAGGGCCGGTTCGCGGAGCTGACCGCCGAGCGGTGGACACCGGACGCCGGGTACTACGCGGGGCGGCAGCGCCTGGGTGACCGGGACTTCCTCATCCGCGGCATGGCCGGTGACCTGGAGGCGGGGGTGCACCAGCGCTTCGTGAGCGCGGTCACCAGCCGGGACATCACCATCTGGGAGATGGACCTCCTGAACCCGCCGGACAGCCCGGACCACTGCCCGCCGGCCGTCGCCTGGCTGATGACGAACCGGAACGGCAGGATGAGTGAGCTGCGCCTCTTCCACGCCCCCGCCGCCTGA
- a CDS encoding alpha/beta fold hydrolase gives MQNKTTDLLSPGTHDIEVDGLRQRYHVHGSGPVCLVVPGGPGVDWKPTRVPAAEEFLTMLYVEPLGTGGSQRLPSHPHGYTRERYARGLTGLLDALSLPRVLVLGHSYGGFVAQYLALHHPDRLSGMVLYESAPVTGPEHMAESAARVEEFVRRNGDRPDLPTVLGGLQASGTARDDTTITAALRDLLPVSLARYWEREDEFRGLRETITCTYISSLDENLEPDVIDDRAALPAVTVPTLVIVGRYDVICGPRWARELHALIPGSRLVVLEDSGHLGHLEEPEAFADAVRTFARSALA, from the coding sequence ATGCAGAACAAGACGACCGATCTCCTGTCCCCCGGAACGCACGACATCGAGGTGGACGGCCTGCGCCAGCGGTACCACGTGCACGGCTCAGGACCGGTCTGCCTGGTCGTGCCCGGCGGTCCCGGCGTGGACTGGAAGCCCACGCGCGTCCCCGCCGCCGAGGAGTTCCTGACCATGCTGTACGTGGAGCCGCTCGGCACCGGCGGCTCCCAGCGGCTTCCGTCCCACCCCCACGGCTACACACGCGAGCGCTACGCACGCGGCCTGACGGGCCTGCTCGACGCCCTGTCCCTGCCGCGCGTCCTCGTCCTCGGGCATTCGTACGGCGGCTTCGTCGCCCAGTACCTCGCGCTGCACCACCCGGACCGGCTCAGCGGCATGGTGCTGTACGAGAGCGCCCCGGTCACCGGCCCCGAGCACATGGCCGAGTCCGCCGCCCGCGTCGAGGAGTTCGTCCGCCGCAACGGCGACCGGCCCGACCTCCCCACCGTCCTCGGCGGCCTCCAGGCCTCCGGGACCGCCAGGGACGACACGACGATCACGGCGGCGCTGCGCGATCTGCTGCCCGTCTCCCTCGCGCGCTACTGGGAGCGCGAGGACGAGTTCCGCGGCCTGCGCGAGACCATCACCTGCACCTACATCTCGTCCCTCGACGAGAACCTGGAACCTGACGTCATCGACGACCGGGCCGCCCTGCCGGCGGTCACCGTGCCCACCCTGGTCATCGTCGGCCGGTACGACGTGATCTGCGGACCCCGGTGGGCGCGGGAACTCCACGCCCTGATCCCCGGGTCGCGGCTGGTCGTCCTGGAGGACAGCGGGCACCTGGGCCACCTCGAAGAACCCGAGGCGTTCGCCGACGCGGTACGGACGTTCGCCCGGTCCGCGCTCGCGTAG